The sequence CCTTCTGCACAAAGAGCGTCTCCGAAGGGTTCAACAGGCTCAGAGTAGGGGAACAAAAGGCTTGAACCTTTTGTTAACAGCCCGATTCTTGCTTGAGTTGTAGTAGCACCTCGTAATTCGTTCCTAAACACATACTTTTTTAACGAAAAAAACAAAGGTAGGAGTATAAACATAAACTTAAAGGAGGATGAAATGATGTTTTGTAATCCGTTTGAGAGAAAAGGTAATTGGTATAAAGGGAATCTTCATACTCATACCACAAACTCAGATGGAGTGTTTTCCCCGGAAGAGATATGCAAACTATATAAAGAGCAAGGGTACGATTTTATTGCTATTACCGACCACCATAAAATTACAACTGTATCTGAAAAACCAGACGACCTATTATTAATTCCGAGCTCTGAAATGAGTAATAAATCTCATATAGTTGGGCTAAACCTTAAAGAAGAGTTTGATGAAACAGGTATGTCTGACCAGAAAATTATAAATGAAATAGTTGAGCAGAATGGACTGGCTATAATGGCTCATCCTTATTGGAGAGGGACTCCTTCCAATGACCTAATTGCTCTTGACAAATATATTGGTATTGAAATTTATAATAATGTATGCCACGTTTCTCAAGGTAAAGGTTTTTCAACTGTCCACTTTGATGACATTCTTCAGACAGGCAAACAAATACTTGGGTTTGCTTCAGATGATACCCATAGAGAAAACGCTCTGTTTGGAGGTTTTATAATGGTAAAAGCTGAGGAGTTAACTCTTGAAGGCATACTGGAAGCAATTGAGTTAGGTAGTTTTTACTCTTCAACGGGAGTATTGATAAATAGTTGTACATTAAACGATACAACTATTCATATAAAGTTTGATTCTGCTTTAACGGCAGATTTTATAGGACACAATGGTAGAGGTAGAAGAGTTTCAGCAGATAATGCTGAGATAAATGAAGCTGAATATCAAATAAAAGGAACAGAAAAATATTTAAGGATAGAAATTACAGATAAGAATAATAAAAAAGCTTGGGTTAATCCTCTGTTTTTGTAAAACTATCTTTCCATAGTCTAGTGAGATATCCACCAGCTAAAATCACAGCAATCTCGTTAGGAAAAGAGAACACTCTTGGTTCGTCAGATATAGGGGTTATAGGTCCGTTGTACCTAATATTTCGTAATGTTTGCATAATAAAAGGTAGGTCAATTACATTGGTTTGTCTTGGGAGGTTTCTTATCTTTTTGTTATTATCAGAATCGCTTGCTTTTACTGAGATAATATCTTTGGTTTCAAATTGTTGCAGTATATCTTGATTGTTTGATTCTTGGTCTAAAAGGAAAGTATCCAAAACAATTCCCACATTTGTGATATTTGCTTCTTTACAAAAGGAATATATCTGGCTTGTAGTAAATCTGTAAATATGTTGATATGGTTTTACAGATTTATGTTTCCCCACAATCTCAACACCAATACTGCAATTATATTCATTGAATCTTTTGGCGAGTACATTTAGACGTTCTGGAAACATTTTAGAAAAATCTTCACAAGAGGTAGTGTCTGAACCCACTGGAAGAGATAACACACATCTGTTGGCTCCAATTTTTTCAGATATCTCAACAAGAGATGTAAGTTTATCTATATTTGCTGTAAAGCCTGCATCCGTTAAAGTTATGTCAGAGGATAAATTCCATACCCCTGGTTTTATATTAAAAGAGTCCAACATTCCTTTAACGTAATTAACTGAGTGGGTTTGACAAAGTGCTTCTACATCTAAAATATTCAAGTCTATCCCTTCAAAGTTTCCAAGGTTAGCAAGCCGTAAAGATTCCCGTAAACCGGTATTAATATTAAAAGATTTTAAAGATAAGTTTTTAAACATAATTTTGTCCTCATTATTTTTATTGCTTCTAATAGTAAATAATTATATTATAATATAAAGGCGTAAAAATGGAAAATACATTTCATATTCAGTGGCATATAACAGATTTTTGTAACCTTAGATGTAGGCACTGCTATCAATCAGAGTTTGCTAAAGATAGTGAGTTGTCTTTTGATTGTTTGCAAAAGGTTTTTGAAAATATTACCAATTTTGCCTCCAAAAACGGCAAAAAACTTGTAATAGATATTACTGGCGGTGAGCCATTTCTCTACAAACATTGGGAACCCCTGATATCTATGATAAACCAATCTAAAAGTGTTATCAAGACTGGAATTATTACTAATGGACTTCTTGTAGATGCCTCAAAAATTCGCAAACTTGAACGACTTAAAAATTTTTCGTTAAAAATTTCTGCTGAGGGGCTAACTAAAGAATCTTATGAATATATAAGAGGAGTTAATACTTATAATAGATTTATTGAGACTTGTGGATTGTTAAAAGATGTTTCTTTTGAAAAAACTCTTATGTTCACT comes from bacterium and encodes:
- a CDS encoding CehA/McbA family metallohydrolase — translated: MMFCNPFERKGNWYKGNLHTHTTNSDGVFSPEEICKLYKEQGYDFIAITDHHKITTVSEKPDDLLLIPSSEMSNKSHIVGLNLKEEFDETGMSDQKIINEIVEQNGLAIMAHPYWRGTPSNDLIALDKYIGIEIYNNVCHVSQGKGFSTVHFDDILQTGKQILGFASDDTHRENALFGGFIMVKAEELTLEGILEAIELGSFYSSTGVLINSCTLNDTTIHIKFDSALTADFIGHNGRGRRVSADNAEINEAEYQIKGTEKYLRIEITDKNNKKAWVNPLFL
- a CDS encoding sugar phosphate isomerase/epimerase; translated protein: MFKNLSLKSFNINTGLRESLRLANLGNFEGIDLNILDVEALCQTHSVNYVKGMLDSFNIKPGVWNLSSDITLTDAGFTANIDKLTSLVEISEKIGANRCVLSLPVGSDTTSCEDFSKMFPERLNVLAKRFNEYNCSIGVEIVGKHKSVKPYQHIYRFTTSQIYSFCKEANITNVGIVLDTFLLDQESNNQDILQQFETKDIISVKASDSDNNKKIRNLPRQTNVIDLPFIMQTLRNIRYNGPITPISDEPRVFSFPNEIAVILAGGYLTRLWKDSFTKTED